One stretch of Thalassophryne amazonica chromosome 19, fThaAma1.1, whole genome shotgun sequence DNA includes these proteins:
- the znf839 gene encoding uncharacterized protein znf839 isoform X1, which translates to MADSEDDGGLSRTITAAEPPVVADQPPGAPSIQTGETSLSSSGAQSVQHGEILPAAASAAESPQPAAAEVQSGQGAGSSPPASGVQLADFLQSCTEEHSILVGTEFAGLGADLSNTTIIYVQPDGSLVEGSGLTAEEHQALLDQLTKQQIVQVSDTEAAQLLQQSQLIKTIPVHNTALDPRQLQQVINQLTKSQPQVQIQAPQPNQKLQVQAPQPTPKPQTQVAQMSQKPQVMQVSPKPQVQVPQPSPKPQVQVPQPSPKPQVQVPQPSPKPQVQVPQPSQKLQVQVPQPSQKLQVQVPQPSLKPQVQAPQPSPKPQVQAPQPSPKPQVQVPQPSPKPQVQVPQPSPKPQVQVSQPSPKPQVQVPQPSLKPQQQIVVPQQIVTEQIHVSQQSGNQQKQVVLLPQQNLKSVVEPTGVLAVSGSSETSAGSRPPNNASQQLKSAAQQVVMQSSGSVQVVQKKSEPVRIQIQLPPKQDVKPSAVATAVSPQKSVAVSQPQVKISTNGNVSSAQIIHIQPVVGHQSQQLFLQQSSGDQPIQLVLQSPTPVQVESLLPLVQKLTGQPSITGTTSTSVQNPTTSSVRVQTPTTVKTPLAATVKTISVPIVKTPTNGTTTVTSKSPVKSPVNVTSVSVQATKSTTAQSTTAVMPSKTKDQEKVKEKKAKAKDKKILKVQTRSGRVSRPPKYKAKDYKFIKNEDLAESHQSDSDDYSDMSVEEEEGEGGKKDGSASSSSNMSYSHKSRSFRCKSCDKAYIGHGGLNRHYRLNPTHGEPEPPVDTPHLIKEDEQTQEPLGENEEEKKEEEEEEEGEEEEEEEEEDDEEEEEEETIREEDRPAAVTSQRVEGGPASAVGLRGLHLRGRGRPRGRGRGRGRGRGRGRGRGRGRPLGPPRSLGPPPKLTVGLISRRGRRGRPPKLGNSTVTVEQQVEQRRDRLQELVDHCEDEELMDIVLPRLTKVMSLWELLLAKVEQGASVRSGFPNIYHEFESLQAHVRQAAQEYIISPQGGATPLEVRNIEVARCLGILDEVNKMKVVPGASPSSTVTNKNVRYMENSKMLPPSKRFKMENSVPVHQNGIETPKKVETPLTSALKSCSVSISPVVFPSATTVMPTTPATSSSTAPAESSSTQAPPTDTPMEVTPSAAADHAEDLQPDNSQEEPLQTEQDQDLSSSDITDQMQELENALDSDPEPATETTTTTIPESEGKQTSPQHEQSESVSQADNGAIAACEVTELQEGQEIYIQAEGLTMQLAESSSDRIVIVNGPDGTTMHIQTPEGVPLEAVQALLGIEASEEAKAPQ; encoded by the exons ATGGCGGACAGCGAGGATGACGGTGGTTTGTCCAGAACAATAACAGCCGCAGAACCGCCGGTGGTCGCAGATCAACCTCCCGGCGCTCCGAGCATCCAGACGGGAGAGACCTCGCTGTCATCATCCGGTGCTCAAAGCGTCCAACATGGTGAAATACTGCCTGCAGCAGCGTCCGCTGCAGAAAGCCCCCAGCCCGCCGCGGCGGAGGTCCAGAGCGGTCAGGGTGCGGGAAGCTCCCCGCCAGCCTCCGGCGTCCAGTTGGCCGACTTCTTACAGAGCTGCACCGAGGAACATAGCATCTTAGTGGGCACAGAGTTTGCCGGCCTAGGTGCAGACTTGTCCAACACGACCATCATCTACGTGCAGCCGGATGGCAGCCTGGTGGAGGGATCTGGGCTGACGGCCGAGGAGCACCAGGCTTTACTGGACCAACTGACCAAGCAGCAGATCGTCCAGGTTTCCGACACGGAGGCTGCCCAGCTGCTCCAGCAGAGCCAGCTGATCAAAACCATCCCCGTCCACAACACCGCCCTAGATCCCAGGCAGTTGCAACAGGTTATCAACCAGCTCACCAAGTCCCAGCCGCAGGTTCAGATTCAGGCCCCGCAGCCCAACCAGAAACTGCAGGTTCAGGCCCCGCAGCCGACCCCAAAGCCACAGACTCAGGTCGCGCAGATGAGCCAGAAGCCACAGGTCATGCAAGTCAGCCCGAAGCCACAGGTTCAAGTCCCACAGCCCAGCCCGAAGCCACAGGTTCAAGTCCCGCAGCCCAGCCCGAAGCCACAGGTTCAAGTCCCGCAGCCCAGCCCGAAGCCACAGGTTCAGGTACCGCAACCCAGTCAGAAACTGCAGGTTCAGGTACCGCAACCCAGTCAGAAACTGCAGGTTCAAGTACCGCAACCCAGCCTGAAGCCGCAGGTTCAGGCCCCGCAACCAAGCCCAAAGCCGCAGGTTCAGGCCCCGCAACCCAGCCCGAAGCCGCAGGTTCAGGTCCCGCAACCCAGCCCGAAGCCGCAGGTTCAGGTCCCGCAACCCAGCCCGAAGCCGCAGGTTCAGGTCTCGCAACCCAGCCCGAAGCCGCAGGTTCAGGTCCCGCAGCCTAGCCTGAAGCCGCAGCAACAGATTGTAGTTCCTCAACAGATTGTGACGGAGCAGATCCATGTTTCTCAGCAGAGTGGAAACCAGCAGAAGCAGGTGGTCCTTCTGCCccagcagaaccttaaatctgTTGTGGAGCCAACCGGCGTGCTGGCAGTAAGTGGTAGTTCTGAGACATCAGCTGGGTCCAGACCTCCGAACAATGCCTCCCAGCAGCTGAAGAGCGCTGCTCAGCAGGTCGTCATGCAAAGCAGCGGCTCAGTCCAGGTTGTTCAGAAGAAG TCTGAACCTGTTAGAATCCAGATTCAGCTTCCTCCCAAACAAGATGTAAAGCCAAGTGCTGTGGCCACTGCTGTTTCCCCGCAGAAAAGTGTGGCTGTCAGTCAGCCCCAGGTCAAGATCTCAACCAACGGGAATGTGAGCAGCGCTCAAATTATCCACATCCAGCCCGTTGTTGGCCATCAGAGCCAACAGCTCTTCCTGCAGCAGAGTTCAGGGGACCAGCCCATCCAGCTGGtgctgcagagcccaacccctgTGCAGGTTGAATCTTTACTCCCATTGGTCCAGAAGTTAACAGGTCAGCCAAGTATAACAGGAACCACTTCTACTTCTGTGCAAAATCCCACCACCTCTTCTGTCCGTGTCCAAACTCCCACTACTGTAAAGACCCCACTGGCCGCTACAGTTAAAACAATTAGTGTCCCAATTGTTAAAACCCCCACAAACGGCACAACAACTGTCACCAGTAAAAGTCCTGTTAAATCTCCTGTCAATGTCACATCAGTCTCTGTACAGGCCACCAAATCTACCACTGCTCAATCCACCACAGCAGTCATGCCTTCAAAAACAAAGGATCAAGAGAAAGTAAAGGAGAAAAAGGCAAAAGCAAAAGACAAGAAGATACTGAAAGTTCAGACCAGATCAGGGCGTGTGTCCCGACCACCCAAGTACAAAGCTAAGGACTACAAGTTCATCAAGAATGAGGACCTTGCTGAAAGCCACCAGTCTGACTCAGACGATTACTCTGATATGAGTGTGGAGGAGGAAGAGGGTGAGGGTGGGAAGAAGGATGGCTCGGCATCCTCTTCCTCCAACATGTCCTATAGCCACAAGTCACGCTCATTCCGCTGTAAGAGTTGTGACAAAGCCTACATTGGCCATGGAGGCCTGAACAGACACTACAGACTGAACCCTACACACGGAGAGCCTGAGCCGCCTGTTGATACACCACACCTCATCAAGGAGGACGAGCAGACACAGGAGCCACTGGGAGAAaatgaggaggagaagaaggaggaggaggaggaagaagaaggagaagaagaagaagaggaggaggaggaagatgatgaagaagaggaggaggaggagacgataAGGGAGGAAGACAGACCTGCAGCTGTTACATCACAAAGG GTAGAGGGAGGTCCAGCTTCAGCTGTGGGACTCAGGGGCCTCCATCTTCGGGGTCGGGGGCGACCTCGAGGCCGGGGCAGAGGAAGAGGACGGGGAAGGGGGCGAGGACGTGGGAGAGGGCGAGGCCGTCCACTGGGTCCACCTCGGTCTCTGGGGCCTCCTCCAAAG TTGACAGTCGGCCTCATCAGCAGACGGGGGCGTCGTGGACGACCTCCGAAGCTCGGCAACAGCACAGTGACCGTAGAGCAGCAAGTGGAGCAAAGAAGAGACAGACTGCAGGAG TTGGTGGATCATTGTGAAGATGAAGAATTGATGGACATTGTTCTGCCTCGTCTGACGAAAGTGATGAGTTTGTGGGAGCTGCTGTTGGCCAAG GTGGAGCAAGGTGCTTCGGTCCGGAGTGGTTTCCCAAACATTTACCATGAGTTTGAGTCCCTCCAGGCCCATGTGAGACAGGCAGCTCAGGAGTACATAATCAGCCCGCAGGGTGGGGCAACACCACTGGAGGTCAGGAACATCGAG GTTGCCAGGTGTCTGGGAATTTTAGATGAGGTGAACAAGATGAAAGTTGTTCCTGGAGCGTCTCCCAGCTCCACTGTGACTAACAAGAATGTCCGTTACATGGAG AATTCCAAGATGTTGCCACCCTCAAAGAGATTTAAGATGGAAAACAGCGTTCCTGTTCACCAGAACGGCATTGAGACTCCCAAAAAAG TCGAAACGCCACTGACCTCGGCTCTGAAGTCCTGCTCTGTCTCCATCTCCCCGGTGGTGTTTCCATCTGCTACCACAGTGATGCCCACCACTCCTGCCACTTCTTCCAG CACCGCCCCTGCAGAGTCATCTTCCACCCAGGCTCCACCCACTGACACTCCCATGGAAGTGACGCCATCAGCTGCTGCTGACCACGCCGAGGATCTACAGCCTGATAATAGCCAGGAGGAGCCTCTGCAGACTGAGCAGGATCAGGACCTTAGTTCCAGTGATATCACTGACCAAATGCAGGAACTGGAAAACGCTCTGGACTCAGATCCTGAGCCGGCCACAGAGACAACGACGACGACGATTCCTGAGTCTGAGGGCAAACAGACGAGCCCTCAACACGAGCAGAGTGAATCCGTCAGCCAAGCAGACAATGGTGCCATAGCAGCTTGTGAGGTCACAGAACTCCAGGAGGGCCAGGAGATTTACATCCAGGCTGAAGGGCTGACGATGCAGCTGGCTGAGTCATCATCAGACCGGATCGTGATTGTCAATGGGCCAGATGGGACAACCATGCACATCCAGACTCCAGAGGGTGTCCCCCTGGAGGCGGTCCAGGCCCTGCTGGGCATTGAGGCTTCGGAAGAAGCCAAAGCCCCACAGTGA
- the znf839 gene encoding bromodomain-containing protein 4 isoform X2 — MADSEDDGGLSRTITAAEPPVVADQPPGAPSIQTGETSLSSSGAQSVQHGEILPAAASAAESPQPAAAEVQSGQGAGSSPPASGVQLADFLQSCTEEHSILVGTEFAGLGADLSNTTIIYVQPDGSLVEGSGLTAEEHQALLDQLTKQQIVQVSDTEAAQLLQQSQLIKTIPVHNTALDPRQLQQVINQLTKSQPQVQIQAPQPNQKLQVQAPQPTPKPQTQVAQMSQKPQVMQVSPKPQVQVPQPSPKPQVQVPQPSPKPQVQVPQPSPKPQVQVPQPSQKLQVQVPQPSQKLQVQVPQPSLKPQVQAPQPSPKPQVQAPQPSPKPQVQVPQPSPKPQVQVPQPSPKPQVQVSQPSPKPQVQVPQPSLKPQQQIVVPQQIVTEQIHVSQQSGNQQKQVVLLPQQNLKSVVEPTGVLAVSGSSETSAGSRPPNNASQQLKSAAQQVVMQSSGSVQVVQKKSEPVRIQIQLPPKQDVKPSAVATAVSPQKSVAVSQPQVKISTNGNVSSAQIIHIQPVVGHQSQQLFLQQSSGDQPIQLVLQSPTPVQVESLLPLVQKLTGQPSITGTTSTSVQNPTTSSVRVQTPTTVKTPLAATVKTISVPIVKTPTNGTTTVTSKSPVKSPVNVTSVSVQATKSTTAQSTTAVMPSKTKDQEKVKEKKAKAKDKKILKVQTRSGRVSRPPKYKAKDYKFIKNEDLAESHQSDSDDYSDMSVEEEEGEGGKKDGSASSSSNMSYSHKSRSFRCKSCDKAYIGHGGLNRHYRLNPTHGEPEPPVDTPHLIKEDEQTQEPLGENEEEKKEEEEEEEGEEEEEEEEEDDEEEEEEETIREEDRPAAVTSQRVEGGPASAVGLRGLHLRGRGRPRGRGRGRGRGRGRGRGRGRGRPLGPPRSLGPPPKLTVGLISRRGRRGRPPKLGNSTVTVEQQVEQRRDRLQELVDHCEDEELMDIVLPRLTKVMSLWELLLAKVEQGASVRSGFPNIYHEFESLQAHVRQAAQEYIISPQGGATPLEVRNIEVARCLGILDEVNKMKVVPGASPSSTVTNKNVRYMENSKMLPPSKRFKMENSVPVHQNGIETPKKGT, encoded by the exons ATGGCGGACAGCGAGGATGACGGTGGTTTGTCCAGAACAATAACAGCCGCAGAACCGCCGGTGGTCGCAGATCAACCTCCCGGCGCTCCGAGCATCCAGACGGGAGAGACCTCGCTGTCATCATCCGGTGCTCAAAGCGTCCAACATGGTGAAATACTGCCTGCAGCAGCGTCCGCTGCAGAAAGCCCCCAGCCCGCCGCGGCGGAGGTCCAGAGCGGTCAGGGTGCGGGAAGCTCCCCGCCAGCCTCCGGCGTCCAGTTGGCCGACTTCTTACAGAGCTGCACCGAGGAACATAGCATCTTAGTGGGCACAGAGTTTGCCGGCCTAGGTGCAGACTTGTCCAACACGACCATCATCTACGTGCAGCCGGATGGCAGCCTGGTGGAGGGATCTGGGCTGACGGCCGAGGAGCACCAGGCTTTACTGGACCAACTGACCAAGCAGCAGATCGTCCAGGTTTCCGACACGGAGGCTGCCCAGCTGCTCCAGCAGAGCCAGCTGATCAAAACCATCCCCGTCCACAACACCGCCCTAGATCCCAGGCAGTTGCAACAGGTTATCAACCAGCTCACCAAGTCCCAGCCGCAGGTTCAGATTCAGGCCCCGCAGCCCAACCAGAAACTGCAGGTTCAGGCCCCGCAGCCGACCCCAAAGCCACAGACTCAGGTCGCGCAGATGAGCCAGAAGCCACAGGTCATGCAAGTCAGCCCGAAGCCACAGGTTCAAGTCCCACAGCCCAGCCCGAAGCCACAGGTTCAAGTCCCGCAGCCCAGCCCGAAGCCACAGGTTCAAGTCCCGCAGCCCAGCCCGAAGCCACAGGTTCAGGTACCGCAACCCAGTCAGAAACTGCAGGTTCAGGTACCGCAACCCAGTCAGAAACTGCAGGTTCAAGTACCGCAACCCAGCCTGAAGCCGCAGGTTCAGGCCCCGCAACCAAGCCCAAAGCCGCAGGTTCAGGCCCCGCAACCCAGCCCGAAGCCGCAGGTTCAGGTCCCGCAACCCAGCCCGAAGCCGCAGGTTCAGGTCCCGCAACCCAGCCCGAAGCCGCAGGTTCAGGTCTCGCAACCCAGCCCGAAGCCGCAGGTTCAGGTCCCGCAGCCTAGCCTGAAGCCGCAGCAACAGATTGTAGTTCCTCAACAGATTGTGACGGAGCAGATCCATGTTTCTCAGCAGAGTGGAAACCAGCAGAAGCAGGTGGTCCTTCTGCCccagcagaaccttaaatctgTTGTGGAGCCAACCGGCGTGCTGGCAGTAAGTGGTAGTTCTGAGACATCAGCTGGGTCCAGACCTCCGAACAATGCCTCCCAGCAGCTGAAGAGCGCTGCTCAGCAGGTCGTCATGCAAAGCAGCGGCTCAGTCCAGGTTGTTCAGAAGAAG TCTGAACCTGTTAGAATCCAGATTCAGCTTCCTCCCAAACAAGATGTAAAGCCAAGTGCTGTGGCCACTGCTGTTTCCCCGCAGAAAAGTGTGGCTGTCAGTCAGCCCCAGGTCAAGATCTCAACCAACGGGAATGTGAGCAGCGCTCAAATTATCCACATCCAGCCCGTTGTTGGCCATCAGAGCCAACAGCTCTTCCTGCAGCAGAGTTCAGGGGACCAGCCCATCCAGCTGGtgctgcagagcccaacccctgTGCAGGTTGAATCTTTACTCCCATTGGTCCAGAAGTTAACAGGTCAGCCAAGTATAACAGGAACCACTTCTACTTCTGTGCAAAATCCCACCACCTCTTCTGTCCGTGTCCAAACTCCCACTACTGTAAAGACCCCACTGGCCGCTACAGTTAAAACAATTAGTGTCCCAATTGTTAAAACCCCCACAAACGGCACAACAACTGTCACCAGTAAAAGTCCTGTTAAATCTCCTGTCAATGTCACATCAGTCTCTGTACAGGCCACCAAATCTACCACTGCTCAATCCACCACAGCAGTCATGCCTTCAAAAACAAAGGATCAAGAGAAAGTAAAGGAGAAAAAGGCAAAAGCAAAAGACAAGAAGATACTGAAAGTTCAGACCAGATCAGGGCGTGTGTCCCGACCACCCAAGTACAAAGCTAAGGACTACAAGTTCATCAAGAATGAGGACCTTGCTGAAAGCCACCAGTCTGACTCAGACGATTACTCTGATATGAGTGTGGAGGAGGAAGAGGGTGAGGGTGGGAAGAAGGATGGCTCGGCATCCTCTTCCTCCAACATGTCCTATAGCCACAAGTCACGCTCATTCCGCTGTAAGAGTTGTGACAAAGCCTACATTGGCCATGGAGGCCTGAACAGACACTACAGACTGAACCCTACACACGGAGAGCCTGAGCCGCCTGTTGATACACCACACCTCATCAAGGAGGACGAGCAGACACAGGAGCCACTGGGAGAAaatgaggaggagaagaaggaggaggaggaggaagaagaaggagaagaagaagaagaggaggaggaggaagatgatgaagaagaggaggaggaggagacgataAGGGAGGAAGACAGACCTGCAGCTGTTACATCACAAAGG GTAGAGGGAGGTCCAGCTTCAGCTGTGGGACTCAGGGGCCTCCATCTTCGGGGTCGGGGGCGACCTCGAGGCCGGGGCAGAGGAAGAGGACGGGGAAGGGGGCGAGGACGTGGGAGAGGGCGAGGCCGTCCACTGGGTCCACCTCGGTCTCTGGGGCCTCCTCCAAAG TTGACAGTCGGCCTCATCAGCAGACGGGGGCGTCGTGGACGACCTCCGAAGCTCGGCAACAGCACAGTGACCGTAGAGCAGCAAGTGGAGCAAAGAAGAGACAGACTGCAGGAG TTGGTGGATCATTGTGAAGATGAAGAATTGATGGACATTGTTCTGCCTCGTCTGACGAAAGTGATGAGTTTGTGGGAGCTGCTGTTGGCCAAG GTGGAGCAAGGTGCTTCGGTCCGGAGTGGTTTCCCAAACATTTACCATGAGTTTGAGTCCCTCCAGGCCCATGTGAGACAGGCAGCTCAGGAGTACATAATCAGCCCGCAGGGTGGGGCAACACCACTGGAGGTCAGGAACATCGAG GTTGCCAGGTGTCTGGGAATTTTAGATGAGGTGAACAAGATGAAAGTTGTTCCTGGAGCGTCTCCCAGCTCCACTGTGACTAACAAGAATGTCCGTTACATGGAG AATTCCAAGATGTTGCCACCCTCAAAGAGATTTAAGATGGAAAACAGCGTTCCTGTTCACCAGAACGGCATTGAGACTCCCAAAAAAGGTACCTAG